In Littorina saxatilis isolate snail1 linkage group LG8, US_GU_Lsax_2.0, whole genome shotgun sequence, a single genomic region encodes these proteins:
- the LOC138972721 gene encoding uncharacterized protein yields the protein MSTSRCMFILAVFAGIVGLCSIVFNRFKPVQQYSVEEENNKMFPGYFRTDLQEKEYETEAYVVQAHFRNTSADYSQVGFHPSPNCGHKKKEHSYTYNACCRSHTHFIDPKKLQSAMTGRNDWATVAQYPNFKQYFFSQECCQVPGCELNSCWCICSQTYYMTNAVVTNPDGSHPRLEWVRVPGYCQCVNSR from the exons ATGTCTACGAGCCGTTGCATGTTTATCCTG GCTGTGTTCGCCGGCATTGTAGGGCTGTGCTCTATTGTCTTCAATCGATTTAAGCCAGTTCAGCAATATAG cGTCGAAGAGGAAAACAACAAGATGTTCCCGGGCTACTTCAGAACCGACCTACAAGAAAAAGAGTATGAAACGGAAGCGTATGTTGTCCAAGCCCATTTCAGAAACACCTCCGCCGACTACAGCCAGGTTGGGTTCCACCCTTCGCCGAATTGCGGGCATAAAAAGAAGGAACACTCGTACACTTACAACGCTTGTTGTCGTTC gCACACACATTTCATCGATCCAAAGAAATTGCAGTCTGCAATGACTGGACGGAATGATTGGGCTACAGTGGCACAGTACCCTAACTTCAAGCAGTACTTTTTTTCTCAGGAATGCTG CCAGGTTCCAGGTTGCGAACTGAATAGTTGCTGGTGTATATGCTCACAGACCTACTACATGACGAATGCTGTCGTGACAAACCCCGACGGCTCACACCCCAGGCTCGAATGGGTGCGCGTGCCAGGCTACTGCCAGTGCGTGAACAGTAGATAA